The genomic segment GAAGCAAGACCTGGGACGGAACGGTGAAGGACAAGAAAATCAAGGAAAAAACCAGGCGGGTCCAGTATGGAGATGATATCAGTTACGAAGATTATCTTGAGTATTCGGTGATTGTCGTCAGCGACAGCGGGAAAAAACATGTGATCAGACATGAGAATAGCGATGTATGTTACAACTACTACAAAATTGGTGACCGGGTGAGGCATCACGGTGGTCTCAACTCCTACGAAAAATATGACAAGACCGGTGACCTGATCATTTTTTGCAATGCTTGTGGCACCCTTTGCGATATCAATGATGACTATTGTTCCCGATGCAAATGTCCGCTACTGAAGTAGCAAAGTTGGGGTCAAGAAAGGGGGAAAATTGACCCGGTACCTTCTCACAATGTCATCGCGGACAGACCAGGAATATGGGGGATTCTTCACGACACGGAATACATTCTGTCGAGGAAGATGGCGATGGCTGAAAAATATAACAATCTCGGAATCATATTGCAAGGGAGGTATTGCAAGTGGTTAAATTTTGTGTTAACTGTGGTACACGCATCAACCCCGGTCAAAATATGTGTTCCTCCTGCGGGGCAAAAACACAGCTGAAAACAGAAACGGCACCGGGCACGGGGGGTCAGAACCCCACCCCTGAAACAACCGCTCTGCCGGGGCCTGCCGGGGGAGATATTTTCCGGATCATTTTGGATTTTTTGAAACAGTTTATCAAGGACCCCAAACAGCTGATCCCCATACTGGTGCTCGGCGCTGTCTGGCTTCTGCTCTCCCTGCTGTCCGCGCTGGGGATAAACTCCTGGCCGGTGCGTCTCCTCTCTTTTCTGACCTTCGCACAGGGTGGTATGTACGCCGGGGTGTGGGGTGCGCTGGGCGGCATAATCGGCAAGGCTGTCTTTGCCTATTTTTTCACGGTGTTGATCATGCCCCTCTTCCGGGGTAAAAATCCATTCAAAGAAATGGGAACGAAGGGGGTTTTTGCGGGGCTTACCCTGCAGGGTGCGGCTGCCGTGGCCGATCTCATCCTGGGTACAGGCCTGGCACTGATTCTTTTCAATTTCTTCACCGGCAATGCCAGCTGGATCAACAGCATGGCAGGCATCGTCGGTTTCGTCCTGGCCCTCAAGGCACTCTGGAACAAAGGGGGGGTGCTACGAACACTTGTATTTTTTGCAGCAAACAGGCTTGGCCGCGGCAAGGCCCCGTCGCCGGCAACCTTCAACCGGGTAGCCGCCGGCTATGCTGCAGGAAGTGTTCTGGGTGTTGCCCTCTCCGCTTTTACATCCTCCCGTCTGTTTTATTTATCCTTGCTGCCCCATTCCTGGCAGTCCTATCTGCCCTATATCCTGGGGGCAATCCTTTTTGCCACAGGATTGATCATGAGCATCACCACAAAATCTGGAAAGGCGGTGCCGGTAGCATGAAAAAGAAAACTCTGGTTATGCTGACGGTTTTTCTGGCTTTCCTGTTTCTGTTGCCGGTTTCAGCCGGAGCGGAAGGAAACCCCGTTGCTGCCAACGAAATTGAGGGTTCCTGGAAAAAGAATTCGAGCGTCGAGGCTAACGATAATGTTGAAGATTACGATTATGATTGGGATTGGGACTTCGAGTGCGATTGTGAGGATAAGCCCGTCAAGGGGGAACACGCCGAACCGGTGGCCGCTGTTATCATTTCGATCATTGCCGCTCTTGGTGCCATCCTGGGCGGGGCAAGCGGCTCCGCGGGCGGAATATTTTCAAGTTCTATTGCCGAGGCACCGGGTATCCCGGGCATCGGGACAGGCACGGCCGATTATCCGGATTACGCCACCGGGGCGGAGGAACCCTCACCGGAAGAAAGGGAAATGGAGGACACGGATACTTCCCTGCCTCCGGAAGTTGGCTTCGGCGGCCCTGAAGACAATCCTTTTACCAACTTCCATGGCGGGAGGGGCCCGGGAGATTGTGTCCGCCATGGGTTGCCCCGTTACTTTGTTAATACCGCTACATTGAACCTCGTCGTGCAGGACACGGTTTTTCAAAGCAGTGGCCTCGGACCGGAGATCAACCTGACCCTGACTTACAACAGTGCTTCAACTACCGGCGGCATATTTGGCCACGGCTGGACTTTCTCGTACGAATGGTTGCTGGAACAGGTTGACGAAAAAATAAATGTGCGCAAGGGTTCCGGGCAGAGCATTCCCTTCACCCTGGCAACGAGCGGAAGCACGGACCGGCCCGCCGAAGCATCCCCGCCTGCCGGAATCTTCCACCGGCTGCTTTCCTACGGGGATTACTGGCTTTACATTGAAAAGGACAGTTCCGTCTTTTACCGCTTTGACCGGGTACCCGGCATGAACATCGGAAGGCTCACCGCCATCAGCGACTACCACGGGAACACGGTTAAACTGGACTACGGGCCACGGGGCAACATGGAAACAATCACCGATGCCGCCGGACGCAGCATCGGTTTCACCTTCAACGAACAAAACCGCTGCACCGCCTTTGCCCTGCCCGATGGCAGACAGGCCACTTTCACCTATGATGAACGGGGCTGCCTGATCCGTACCGTGGACCTCATGGGTATAGACGTTGACTATCAATATGATGCCTCCCACTCCCTGACCCGTATGGTGACTGCCAGTAGCGAACGGGCCCTTGCTTTCACCTACCGGGAGGCCAACAAAAGGAAATTGCTGCATTCCTTCACCGACCCCAACGGCAACACCACCAGGTATGAGCTGCTTTCCTCATTCCCTTTCCGGGTGGAAATTACCGGCCCTGACGGACACAAAAATGTCATCCAGAGCAGAGCCGGCTTGACAGAAATGGCGACCGACCCTCTGGGACAGGCCGCGATTCTGGAATATTACAACAGGCTTCCGGTGAAATATCGGGACCGCAATGGCGG from the Bacillota bacterium genome contains:
- a CDS encoding zinc ribbon domain-containing protein → MVKFCVNCGTRINPGQNMCSSCGAKTQLKTETAPGTGGQNPTPETTALPGPAGGDIFRIILDFLKQFIKDPKQLIPILVLGAVWLLLSLLSALGINSWPVRLLSFLTFAQGGMYAGVWGALGGIIGKAVFAYFFTVLIMPLFRGKNPFKEMGTKGVFAGLTLQGAAAVADLILGTGLALILFNFFTGNASWINSMAGIVGFVLALKALWNKGGVLRTLVFFAANRLGRGKAPSPATFNRVAAGYAAGSVLGVALSAFTSSRLFYLSLLPHSWQSYLPYILGAILFATGLIMSITTKSGKAVPVA